The Biomphalaria glabrata chromosome 1, xgBioGlab47.1, whole genome shotgun sequence sequence aaataaaaacaaattcaatttattttctttaaaacgGTGTCTtaccaaaaaacaaaagaaattccCAATTATGTGTGCATTTTTTATTGCCCTGATAGTTCCATGGTTAGTAGACATCGGGAATATTTATCCAGCCATGTTATTTAGAAGTATCTTAAAAGTAGGGCGTACGTAGTCCAActcttttaaaaagtattttaaaaaaaaaagagaattgtCTTAGTAGGCCTAACATTGACTATTTAGTTCTCGTCTGTTCCAAACATTGTTCGGCAGTCTGACaaaggatgcactggccttagCGATACGCAAGTCACCACAAAaacaaagctaggggtctatcgagcttTCTTCTTCCCCACATTGCtttatgcctcagaaacgtggacagtatacagaaaacatgcacacaaaaaagagccacttccacatgatctgtctcagaaaaatactgattgttaaatggcaagaaaaaataccagatactgaagtccttcgaagagtggacctgcaaagcatccacacaatcctgatgcagtccgtcccagctgcgatgggcaggccaTATCTGCAGATGGAAGACTCCAACATCCCTAAACGGCttctgtatggccaattaagggaagggaAGCACTCACGaggttgaaaaagaaaatgcttcATAGACACCCTTACAGTTTCTCGGAAAGCTTTCAGCATTGGCCCTGCGCTGTGAAAACTGCAGAGGACAAGAGGACaccgctggcagaagaaaagcgtcaaagaaaaaaaaagcaaggccaatgacactagctccagctggaataaccatcccagtgtgcagccgaacattccggacTCACATACGTCTCCCCaaccacacgaggaggcacaaaaccccagtgcaaagccctcagacCCACCCCCCTTTGATGACAAAAGTGGTAATCattgaaccacgatggacgaactatatataaatatatatatatatatataaatataagataaacTCTCCAATCCAAAACAGTCCTAACTGACCAAATTTCGAATGCGTTTGAcctaaaattctaaatcaacGTCATTCTTTTTAAGAGTATCGTGGTGAGAAGGACATAAAttataaattgattttttttttgttccacgGCAGTTTCAAAACTTCACATTTTAATTAGGAACTAATGTTGCACTGTCTTTCAAAAACAAAGATCAGGTCAAAGTGCATCTGAGCAATACACCACGAAGACCTACTAACGCAGATGAAGCCGTTGCCTGCCAAAAAGGAGGTGAATTCGTATTCGATGACATTAGGTTCagtgagaaaaaaatatcaaatttttgAATCATGTGTATTTGATGTTACTGTACAGTGAGGGTATTGAAAAATGTTCTAAGTTTTAGACGTCTTAAATTTGCTTTCAATTTCCACATCAAAGTATTAAAATAAGTATTGTACGTTTCAACCACTTCACAAGAAATAgcttcacctttcagcaaaggaaaatgataaaGCCTGTTTTCACTttcttgcctggagaaatgggatcgctttgtttgaaaagatgcACATACACGTGCAAAcaacaaatagtaataatgTCGATGTCAAACATGAAGTCTATCTTTTACTCCTACAGAAATATCAGAAACAAAGTCACAATCAACATCCTTCAACATCCTTCAtggaacataacaatttcttccttgagattccttattcttctcaatacctttTCCATGCTAAACCACGCCGATACTATTTTGTTACCGATTATCAGAATTTTTTGTTTCCCAATCTTAAAGTACTTTTCGTAATTGCCACTGCCTGTGATTAAGACCCCTAGTTCTGATGAGTTTGATCCCTGAGATAATTGGGTCAATAAcatatttgatattcaatgaAGCTTATTGTAAATTTGGGATAgtgttctttaattttattaacaaacctattttttttgcaaagcaAAGCACGGACACCATCAGTTGTTGCACTTGCCACATTCTTCCTTGCCAACTGTactctttcaacacagttcttcatactATTGCTGGCCTGAGTTTGCGTCTTTGAATGTTCGACATATTGCCAAttagaataatcttcgtttactttcaACGTTTTATAATGACATGTAGGGTCAATGTTTTTTAGAATCTTCGTCATAAAAATCTGAAGTTTCAAtagtttatatagatatttaaaattttatatatatatatatatatatatttataatctgAAGGCAAATctaatatttgtgtgtgttcgCGGGCCGCATAGAACGCTCCGCCCCGCcgtccgtaatttgcccacccctgttctaTAGTCATGATGTGCTTCTCTATCTcacccagggccggtcctacagattgcggggccctatgcgaaacgaattgcgcggggcccagtctgggtagggataaggataataagtgaaaattaaaattttgtatttgaaaaacaaatcgtctttgcattttattcatactttagtAAGTACAAAATTAACTTTActagccatctacagtagatagtagttctCTAACAAAACCccataaacattcagatctgcttttagatttactatcgactagcacaGGGGTGAGCAACCTTTtcctatcgagggccgcattacaaaaaaaaataattgggaatggggggccgcattatatatatatatatatatatatatatatatatatatatatatatatatatatatatatatatatatatatatatatatatatatatacttacaaCTTTAAAAGATACGCTAAAAAGCTgtttataatgtcttttaattcacatttaCACTGTGATATGGAATTAGCgatttctgaaactaattttacttttttttttttttgattttgttaTCGTCTGTTTACATCTCACAATGTCACCATAAATGaacagttgtacttaatttgAAGTGTTGAACTGTTTAGACTCGTGCTTAATGTTCCAGaattgtggaactagcttactagttatCTTtatgactgctgtcaaattacagtcagtcggCATCGATCTGTTcctacacttgtttattttcaaacagaaaagaaatgtttgtttagTGATGTATGTGCACAAACTAATGTGAAAGtgtagcagcaaagttttttaaagtgtggaaatataGTCTCTGGCACTCATGAAACTTCTGTGGAATAATTGAATGGATCTTCTCTTTCagttcataatttgcttggaggtatgttcTCTAGAGCTGAttcagcttctgcactaaatggtgagctgagtGTATTGAAAACTgattcttgacgtcttaaaattagctttcaaattccacattcaaagaattcaaataagtcttgtacttttcaaccttTTCActtgaaatagtttcacctttcaacaaaggaaaatgacaatgcCCGTTTTCACTTGattgcctggagaaatgggaaagctttgtttgaaatgatttaacatgcacataaATTTCATGTGCAATACTTCCGAtgaaaacatgaagtctgtcttcaactcttcattagaaatagaaaGTCACAGttaatgtccttcaaggaaaataacaatttcttcctcgAGATTCCATTTCTTCTCactaccttgcccatgctaagctagcggaatgttttgtttcctaaTCTTCAAGTACTCATTGGAACTGTCTGTGGTTAAGATCCCTAGCAGTGATAAGTTACATTACTGGGAGTATTTGACCAATAATATACTATATATTCAATTCAGCTTGAGCAAACTTTCCcgtttaaagtttatggttgagatatcttctttaatttattaaaaacctgctTTTCTGTCAAAAcacgggctccatcagttgttacacttgccatcttgtttcaaGCTAGCTCAAGACTTTCATCGCTGTTCTTCAATGCATTGAATAAAATAGTGGCCTGAGTTTCAATCTTTAACTGAATTTGTCaaaatattgcaaataaaaataatcttcgtttacttaaaaacttttttagaatgacatataaagacaatgtttctttcgcCTCAGAAAttgcaataatttatatagatatttcaaattagctttttttttttaaatatttgtattgttttatatgtataaactgtgggcacacctgatttctgtaggtgtccacgggccgcataaaacagtCCGGCGTGCCTCATGTGGCCcacgggtcgtaatttgcccacccttggactagcaaaatatcgcttttgttgtttttcttaaagaggtcttgatagatttagatctatatttgtatgccagtgactattaaagtatttgaacttcttgtttcgGTTAAAATTCGCATTATTTATTagccatttttatttaatgaacgCTAAcaatgcctttaaaaaaaaaaatcgcgagtaggattgaaGTGGTCCATATAGAATGGGAGCCCCAAAAAAATGccaattttgtctatttgtaAGGAGATTAGCATGAGTTTttataagattttaataatttcaggacatGTTCATGACTTTTGCGtaaattttgcaatttcatgagaaTTCCAGGAACATTAGAAATCCagatgtagactagatctatatgattttaaaagtagccttatctatctatcgaacatttttatcaatcgaaattagaactagatctagtagtatgAGAACCGCTGATAAAAGTAAACAGTTTAACACACTTTGTACTTTAACCTTAACCTTTGACATCTTAACAAGATGGATGCCTACTTACTGGaagaaaaaagtttataaaagtaCATTGTAAATTAGTAGAATGGGAGAACAGTTACTTATAGCCGCTTTATCGTTTCTTTTTCTACCTGTTATTATAGTAGTTGCTCTTGTCATTATTCTAGCAACGTGTGGTACATCAATTGGAATACGAAAAGCTTATGTGAAGCTTATGCTGAAAGTTTTTGAGGTTGGTGAATTGAAATTGTTGAGAATGAGAGTATTGAGAGGCTCACTGACTGAGTCTGACTCAGAAAGTTGAGCCTCCGCCGCCTCAGAAAGCTGTTTTGTCTAGATTTAGTCTACTCTAGAAGTAGAATTAGTCGAATGACTAGATATCTagatgattctagatctagagtctatataataataataatatatatagatctagataaattagatagaactatctatataaattataatctagatagtagatctataaatctatagcTAGagtctagttagatctagtaatctagtagatctatatagtaaattctagtagattgtagatctagatctatatctcaaaATTATCTGGATTCTGTCTAGATAGTAGTATAGTGCCCTATACACAAAAAGTGGTTTCATtgcataaatatatatgatCATATTATAAGTAAATAACTATTTTATCACTGAACGCCCTTCTAGTagtgtagtagatctactactatgatctagatctaattataatctAATGTTCAAGTTAAtagatgattagatctaatCTGTAAGTTAAGTGTAGTAGTGTAGACAGTAGTGTCAGACATTATTCTAATATCATGATCATAGTAATCATACTCATAcgattctactagatctatgtagatctaaatgacaaaaagaatttttgaaaattgaataattagttcaaaataatcaaaagttattaattttttagttaattattttgacctcttctttgtctttgtattttccttttttttttgtcctactTTTGGCTGTCTTGTCGTACATTGTcactttgaatttttaaaaatctatatagatctaaattattctaaatattatttagcttttaaatatatatattaacattttaagatacattaaaactaatattcctgtgattattttatgttattgaACTGTTAATTAACATTATGAAATAATATGTTCAAGGCATTCATGGCCACTCCACCCCCCATCAAAGTTGCATTCGACAGAAACAATGCAAATGAGAACTTTGGAGGCATCACCAGGAAACaataaaagaatgtttttttgctgttgaaaACTGAACTTATAAGAAGTTGCTTGTTGGCGATGGGTGTACAGCTTACATTTTTCACAATTATATCCAAAAAGATGTTGAGTTGAAGCTATTGTTCTAAAACTGTTcaactattattttttaaatttatactgTGTAAATGAAAGCTCTGAAATATTTCTGTCCATCTGTGGTTATTAATTATCAACAGTTACTAAACCAAAGCAAAACTGGATCCATAGCTCAACTTATAACTGGCAATTGATAGGATGCTCAAGCTATTCCCAATATTGAAAGTGTTCATCCTAAACTAAAAGAACAATTTGTCAGAAGTTtatttgtgcttttttttttgcatttgttaATGTTAGTGTTTCctgtaaaaaaatttaaccatTAAAGAGGAAGAAAAGTCTCTAGAGGTTTGCAGTACCTTACATTTTATAAAGCAAATTCTGCAAAACTGGAAAAGTGTAAGTTTTCTTTGATTGAAGATGAAAGAACTTAAGAAGACTACAAAGACAAACGCCAAACATTTGTGACACACACTCAATCTATATACAAAGGAAGCTTtgaatatttaacaaaatggATGGGAGTCTCAATAATTTCCAGTACTTTCATTGGATGTTTCCAAATACCTTAAAACATTCAATGATATATTGCCAGGCATACAGTACTCAAAGGAAAGAGGTACACGATGTTCAATTGCTTGATCAATTTGAAAGTATTTGCAGGACagaaagatacttttttttttatatgctttTTCATGAATAGTGCTGTGTGTATATACAAAGTTTTTAAGCCTTTACCTTTACAGTTGacatgtagtctagatctacaatcatATAACTTTGACTTTGCCGATTTTTCATTAGTTTTCTAGAcggataaataaataatagagtGCTGCAAAGGGTAACATATTATTAGTACACTTATTTTTTGAGGACAGTTTAAACTTTGTATCTAATAAATATCCACATATTTGTGACATTGGATGGCTAGTTGGATGGCTAGTTGAGTTAATCCATCCACCATTTTGGTCTCATTTAGGCTTGCAAACACAAAGTACCAGTGCCTAGCCCTGGTGAGCAAGACAATGATACTGAAGAAGAAAATGAGATCAAACAAGACAATACACTGTCAGATGCCAAACAGGATAATGAAGGTAtcttacatatttattttgaataaataCTTTTCATTGGTAAATTATCAAACTTTCAGAAAAGCAGatccttttttctttaataaaatctactgtaacatatctatatatggtattttataatttataaatcagAGCCTCTAAATCTTAACATCTACAAATAATTGTGTctacattattatttctaaCTACAATAATTAAACATTACTCGGAAAATGACTACACTTTTTAACAGATtacatgaaaaatattatttcagtgTAATACTGACAGATTTAAATCATATTCTTTTAGCAAAGACCTATCAAAATTAATCTACTacaattatgaaaaaaatatagtaaGCATTTGAAACAGCTTAGAGTTTTTTAAGTAACTACATTTTTCAATGATCACAATTTTAAAGTAGACACATTTAAATCATAGATTGATTTTGAAAGTAACATTGTTTCAAATCTTGCCATATAATTAAGAATTAAGAATATCTGGAAActtggtattttgaacaaaggAAATAGATTATTAGAaactacaaaatatttaatttatttaaatgtttatctATAGTTATTAAACCCCATTTCTTTTGATTATTTCATCATTACACAGATCAGGCGGATAAGAGTTCTAGTTCACCTTCAGTTAAAGGCTTGGAACAGTTGGATTTTGGAATGTCTAAGAAAGAATTTGAACTCTCTGATGTTATGACTTTTGCTAAATTTGGAATGGAGGTTTTTAATTTCAACTTGTATCTTAAgtgttttcattttataaatgatTGTCAATAACGGAGCATTACAAATAGAACTTggacacaaaaaaatgtattgatttaacaaaaatcttttctttcttgtgTTATTTTAAGGCTATTATAGATGATACTGTGACCAAAAGGTTTTCAGCTGAAGGTAAATTGTTTTCTCTTTATTGAGGCTTGTTTATAGAGGTTTAATACCCAAACTATTCACATTTCATCCTTTAGTTTAATGCTAATAATTAGAAttattaatgagtttaactagttagttaaattttaatttatatgacTAAAGTGGTCCATAAGACATGATGTTTTATGGTCATACCTAAACTTAATATATTCAAATAGTCCTGGCAGTGAAGGTGTTTGTATTATTTCCTCAACACGATTGTTACCAATagtttgaagaaaatattttgaaatacatCTTATTTACTAAATAGCACTAGTGCTTGTGATTTATGCTAAAATATTGCaacataattaaatttatttatatgatTATAAAGATTTTAGAATAACTGGTAATTTGTACATTCTATTGCTTTTacatttttacgtaaatctttTCTGTACAAATTAACTTTGGTTGTTATAGTTATTCTAATATGTTTTGCATGGTTTGACAGAGTTACCTTCTTGGAATCTTTTAACTAGAACACAAAAAGATCATCAGTTTATGAGGTAGATATTTTAGAATTGGattgaaaactttaaaacaaagattacagttattaaaaaaaaaaaattatataggaATATCTGAAGgtctagtattattattaaatcatttttttttaccagcatACGACTAACTGCACTTTGGTGTGTTGGCTGCTTTGTTCGTTATGCTATTCTTCTTCCATTTAGGTAAgaatatagttttttacttgtttggtacattttcttctttggttttaaattcattaaagacatttttattatggtatttttcttttttagttctATACAGTTTTGAATAGACCTTAtaatttaatacataaaatttagttatatttaaaaaaataatgtactcATCATCAACAATTTTGATAAAAGATGGTATAAATAATCCTTCAACTATATTGCTACAAAATAGGGTATacctagatttatttattggtTTTTGTCAAATTAACTCCATTACGTAACCTTGGTTTTAGCAGGTTAGTTTTAGATCtgaataaagaaaaagtttaaggaGTATTTATCAATCAAATCATCACCATTTCATAAACTTTGATAAAATTTGAAACTAGGCAGATTATTATTTAGTATtccttaaataaaattaaaggaataggttgtttttttttataagctttgCTAATCCTTTTAGAATAGACCAGGCACCATCATGTTTCAGctgtgtggcattttacgtctcaagagacAATCTTTTCACTTTGCAACattttgtgtgactaaagaggccaatccttgatacacagctgcggtcacaggttgagcatatgtaatcaccaggcgccgttgcattttcactcttctttctgctgctgttgtgtatggcatctgttTCAGctactataatataatatgtaCAACTCTTATAATCAATGTACTGTACTGTATAAGTCAGCAAATTGGGTAACATTAACAACTtatgcttttatttttcttcagaaTAACTATTGCCTTTATTGGAGTGATGTGGCTAATTATATCAACAGCTTTCATTGGATACTTAAGGGAAAGCAGGTGATTATTATGTACATATTCAAACCTGTTTAGACTTCATGGCACAGCTATTATGAGCtgtataattgttatttttaagggattaatttttaattgaaaagaTGCAAAGTAaccaaatacattttatatttataaatattttttttctcagcttTAAAAGGAAATTGAATGAATTCTTCAGTTTAATGAGTTTTAGAATTTTGTGCAGAGCATTTTCAGGAGTTATCACCTTTCATAACAGGTAGTTACAAGACTTACTATGTACCTATTACATTTGTTAAGTAATtacaatggcaatgtcttcaatttcGAAGCTTAAGGATGAGTGCcatgtttcacatgactacgttAACTCAGTTGCCACCTGCTTATTTTCCCACATCTCATGCCGACAAAGCCAGTGTTTATTAATACAGCATCTGTTATTGCTGTAAATATAAGAAATTGAAATGACcattatttcaatatttgtgCATTTTCTCACACTTCTGGTGTGTGTTTTGTCTCACAATTAGTGTGTGTTaaaagcttttatttatatatatatatatatatatatatatatatatatatatatatatatatatatatatatatatatatatatatatatatatatatatatatatatatatatatgcaggaCTCCTGTTCTAGTTTAGattgttatttaaaacattaaaatatcatgTGTCTATACTAAATTTAATTTACAATCATTTTATTATAGAACTCATTATGTTACATGAGTTAGTGATCCATGAATTGCTGAACCTGTTGATTAAGCTGACTCTAGCTTTTAGCTAAATAATTTTGGGAAGAATCTAAGgattttttaatacaatgttctttttagtttttcttattCAATTTAACTAtcaagagattttttaaaattaaatacaaacattaaatatttaaacatagccaacttttaaaatataatttaatatttatcatAAACTTCTGTTGGGACCTAACCCAATATACTATAGCAtagttattaaataaattaatttttaatttgttttcccAATGTCAAGATAAATGAAATCTCATAGATCACATTTTCTTGGCTCAAGTATCAATCAACACATTATTAAGTTCCTTGTAATTATAAGTAGACACTTTCTTTTATACATGTacttacaatttattttttattgttgttgttgctgattTGGTAATTCAATTAGACATTATTTTTACAGTTTTTATACATATGAAtgaatttttattgattttattttatttgatcatgTTTTACAACTCTTTTTGTAAGGGAAAATATGGCTAAAAATGGAATCTGTGTTGCCAACCACACATCCCCTGTTGACGTAATCATTTTGTCCTGTGACAACTGCTATGCTATggtgagaatttttttcttccctacaaatatttacattgattaaaaaacaaaacatttagggCTTCATTTAAATGTTGCTGTTTCACTTGGTTGCAGATTGGACAGTCACATGGTGGATTTTTAGGTGTGATACAAAGATCTCTGGCTCGTGCTACTGCTCATATTTGGTTTGAAAGATCTGAAGCTAAAGACAGAGGCTTGGTAGCCAGAAGGTAAAGTTACAGAccagataatttaaaaaatataaaaaatgtatttttaaacaaagtttttGTGTACATGCCTCTGgcttaaagaagaaaaaaaaaagaaaatactttaagaaaatgttttaggTCTAATATTTCTCTGGAGAAAATTCAAATTGTATGATTCTGGGCATGAGGCTTAATGAAGGTTGAAACATTCCTCTCATTTCTAGTTTGTATGAGTCTATACTACAAACATTTAGAACTTGACTTCCTTACCTCTGCTTACCTTACCAAACAGCTGGAAGTTACTAGAATAAATTAACCGTCacaaaatcaatttttcaaatgtCAATAGGGAAAATCTCATGCTCCCTAAGTAAGATAGGCTTACTTTTTCTCAGTCAGTCTTATGCTATCAAAATCAAAGGGTGAGATCAACTGAAACCTGTCTGTGGGATGATTGATGATTGGATTGAAACAGTTGTTCACAAGTCTGTCATCCatgttttcaataaaataagTTCTCTACAGACCATATGTAGGCTTAGTTTGTTCCATGTTGGAATAATGTCTGACTCTAAATTGTCAGGAAGTTTCTCTTGTCCATCTTGGCAAACTATGATAGAATTGTATTTCCATGCTACACATTTTATTCCAAAGATTGTGGAGCTTATGTGGACTATTGCATatgcacgacatggcctaaaattgtgccataaaatctaaatcttacATAACTTTTTCAAGTTACTGACATAAAAAATATCTCCCTTTATCTAAAATGATTATCtaaaatgttaatatattgGTAAAACCAAACTCAAATcttgtttattgtttgtttgtggaTTTGGTGAAACTGCATTTAACAAGTAAGGGATGATGTTATGAGAATTGTATTCAAAAGTTCAACTGCTTGATCAGACAGACAAGtacatgttaaaattttatgttTACATGTATCTTGcatgtttagttttaaaaatgttctgattgaattttattatttcttgttcATAGTTTCCATATTTTTTCCCCAGATTAAAATCACACATTgaagataaaaataaacttccaGTTCTTATTTTTCCAGAAGGTGATTTGATTTCTTTTCACTGTATTTCTATTGACATTGTAACCTaaattttatttgtgttttttacTTAGACAAAATTGGTGAGAATTCATTTTCactgtacaaaataaaatgttttgagtgttgTACAAGTTGTAAATTTCAAAATGACTCTGTACAAATAATAAAGGAACATATTTATACTTCTGAAATAGTCAGGTCATTGATTACGTTAAGTTATCCAAAgttaaagttaaaagaaaagtagaaaaaaagaaatgcgcctcatgcgctcccagactccactggctttttgggacttgtcccagcactcaaaccacttttccatttctgttttttgaattatagccagagcatgatgaaaacttaaattgcaaaaagaaataaaaataatttcttcttCTACCTTAAGCATATATTAATATTGCTTGATGCCCACTAATGTATTTATAATGTCCACGAATATGTTTATGATGCCCGCTGATATGTTTATACCCACTGGTATCTTCATGATGTTTGCTGATTATGGGATTATGTATGTTAGTTATTTATCTTTTGTGTGTACCAAAAAGTTTTGGCAACCATTTCTAATTTGTCTGCTTGTTGTCTCCTCTCACAGGGACGTGCATCAACAATACATCTGTCATGATGTTTAAAAAAGGAAGTTTTGAAGTGAGCTCAGTCATTTATCCAGTAGCTATCAAAGTAAGTGCTCAAATTCTTTCTCCTGTCTCTTTTGATTGTAGCCATTTATGTGTCATTTACCTCCTGGTCAAGCTAGACTATGGGGGAGGAGTAAGCTTTTCAACTGTAAAATAGATGGTCACCTCCTAGTCAAGCTAAACATGGATGAGGAGTAAGGTTTTCAACTGAATAATAGATGGTCACCTCCTGGTCAAG is a genomic window containing:
- the LOC106051657 gene encoding glycerol-3-phosphate acyltransferase 3-like isoform X1 — encoded protein: MGEQLLIAALSFLFLPVIIVVALVIILATCGTSIGIRKAYVKLMLKVFEACKHKVPVPSPGEQDNDTEEENEIKQDNTLSDAKQDNEDQADKSSSSPSVKGLEQLDFGMSKKEFELSDVMTFAKFGMEAIIDDTVTKRFSAEELPSWNLLTRTQKDHQFMSIRLTALWCVGCFVRYAILLPFRITIAFIGVMWLIISTAFIGYLRESSFKRKLNEFFSLMSFRILCRAFSGVITFHNRENMAKNGICVANHTSPVDVIILSCDNCYAMIGQSHGGFLGVIQRSLARATAHIWFERSEAKDRGLVARRLKSHIEDKNKLPVLIFPEGTCINNTSVMMFKKGSFEVSSVIYPVAIKYDPRFGDAFWNSSKHNWTQHLLQIMSSWALVCDVWYLPPMTKLENEDAVAFANRVKSEIAKKGGLVDLDWDGGLKRENVKESMKEVPQELYSKMLKVD
- the LOC106051657 gene encoding glycerol-3-phosphate acyltransferase 4-like isoform X2, yielding MKPLPAKKEACKHKVPVPSPGEQDNDTEEENEIKQDNTLSDAKQDNEDQADKSSSSPSVKGLEQLDFGMSKKEFELSDVMTFAKFGMEAIIDDTVTKRFSAEELPSWNLLTRTQKDHQFMSIRLTALWCVGCFVRYAILLPFRITIAFIGVMWLIISTAFIGYLRESSFKRKLNEFFSLMSFRILCRAFSGVITFHNRENMAKNGICVANHTSPVDVIILSCDNCYAMIGQSHGGFLGVIQRSLARATAHIWFERSEAKDRGLVARRLKSHIEDKNKLPVLIFPEGTCINNTSVMMFKKGSFEVSSVIYPVAIKYDPRFGDAFWNSSKHNWTQHLLQIMSSWALVCDVWYLPPMTKLENEDAVAFANRVKSEIAKKGGLVDLDWDGGLKRENVKESMKEVPQELYSKMLKVD